Genomic DNA from Thiosocius teredinicola:
CACGCCGAGTGCCCTGATGCTGGCCAGCGACGATGCCGAGGCCGGCTGGAAACGTCGCCGGCACCATGGCCATGGCCGCAACCCCGGTGATCGTCTGACCTTCGAAACGGTTCCACCCGGTAACGAGGTCGATGTCGTGGTACCGCCCAACTACACGGTCGACGTGATTCTGAAATGGGGCGACCCCTTGACCCCCGATGCACCGCCGTTCGATGTCAACAACCAGACCGGCGCATCGCAGGCGCAGCAGTTCGGGTATAACGCCGACCTGGTACTGTGGTATCCGCTGCCGCGCTATGTGACGCGGTCGGTCAAGCTCACCGGCAAGCTCACCCGCCTGGCCGACCGCCTGATCGGTATGCAGTATCCGCTACTCAAGCATCACAGCAGCGACGATGCGCTGATGGTCGTCAACCACGAATACACCAGCGGCGATGACATGTTCCCCGGCTACGTGTCGGGCAGCCCGACCCTCGACCAGGTGGAGACCGAGATCGAGGCGCACGGCTTCTCGATCGTTCAGGTCTACCAGAACTTCGATGGCGCCTGGCATTTCGATATCAGCGCACCCTTCAACCGCCGTGTGACCGGCACGACGCCGATCGAGATCAGCGGTCCGCTGCGCGGCCACCCGATGCTGCAGACCAGCACCGATCCGGCCGGCGAAACAGTTCTCGGTTGCTTCAACAACTGCGCCGGCGGCAAGACGCCCTGGGGCACGATCCTGACCTGCGAAGAGAACTTCGATCAGTACTTTGCCAATTTCGACAGCGTGCCGGCCGAGGTCAAGTCGCTGAGTGAACGCATCCCGGCCGAAGACGCAGAGACCGGCCGTCGCTGGGAAGACTATGTGTCGCGTTTCGATCTGGCCCAAGAGCCAACCGAGTACAACCGCTTCGGTTATATCGTCGAGATCGACCCCTACGATCCGAATGCCAAGCCGAAGAAACGTACCGCGTTGGGCCGCTTCAAGCATGAAGGCGCCGCCTCACGCATCGCCAAAAACGGTCAGGTCGCCGTCTATTCCGGTGACGACGCACGCTTCGAGTACGTGTACAAGTTCGTGTCCAAGGGTCGGTACAACAAGTACAACCGCGCCGCCAACAAAGACCTGCTCGACAGGGGCACCCTGTTCGTCGCACGTTTCGATGCCGGTGAGGTCGAGGGCGACGACATGGGCACGGGCGTATGGCTGCCCTTGGTTTGGAAACCGGGCAATGCGCTCGATCAGGCAGGTTTCAACAGCCAGGAAGAGGTGCTGCTCAACACCCGAGGCGCGGCTGACGCGCTCGGCGCTACGCCTATGGACCGGCCGGAAGATATCGAGATCAGCCCGAAGACCGGCAAGGTGTACGTCGCGCTGACCAACAACTCACGCCGCACCGAGCCGAACGAGGCCAACCCGCGTATCGACAACCAGCATGGGCATGTCGTAGAGATCATCGAAGATGGCAATGACGCCGGTGCGCAGACCTTTGCCTGGAACATCCTGGTGAAGTGCGGCGATCCTACGGTTGCCGAACACGACACCAGCTTCGGCGATGTCGACGATCCGGTCGCCGCCGGCGTCAGCCCGATCTCCGACCCGGACAACCTGGTGCACGACAGCGACGGCAACCTGTGGATCTCCACCGACGGTCAATACTTCAGTGGCAGTGTCGGCTTCGGGCAGAACGACGGCGTGTTTGCGGTGCCGGTCGAAGGTCCCGACCGCGGCCTGCTGCGCCAGTTCCTGTCAGGTGTTCCCGGCGGCGAGGTCTGCGGACCTGAGTTTTCCGGCGACAACAAGACTTTCTTCTGTGCGATCCAGCACCCGAACGATGGCGAGGCCTTCGACAAGATCTGGCCGCTATCTGAAACCGATGTCTCCAAGCCGAGCCTGATCGCCGTGCGCGAAGTCACCGGCAAGAAGATCGGCGCCTGATCGACAACCCATCCGTTCTCGACCTCTTGCCCGTTCCAGTTCCGCTGGAACGGGTTTTTTTGCGATCCGACCGATGTCGCTTCCTCAGCAGTTTTGAACGCCGGTGGACAACGAGGAGGTCGATCTGACGCCAGTCACACAACCTGAAACAGCTTGCTCGCATGATCGGCGTGCCGGCAGACGGGACACCGTCCATCGATGACGGTATCGAGCGATGGCTGGTGATAGTTCGCCCCGCAGGAGCGACAACGCCGATCGGACAACGGCACTACCATAACGTTGACCGGCGCACATTCGGCCAGGGCAATCGCCGATTGCTCGCATACATCCTGACACACGCCGCACCCGGTGCAGGCCGCCGGGTCGATCACGTAAGCTGCAGGATCTGAGGTGACCACGATCGCCGCGTGTCGGCACACACGCGCACAGGCATCGCAGCCGCTACAACGTTCAACATCGATATTGGGTACGTGCAACGCGGCCCTGTCCTGAACCAACGGCCAGATCAGCACACCGGCCGGTCGCCACTCGCTGTTCTCAGCGGCAGACGGCGCGGTCGTGGCGAACATACGGCGCAGAAAATTTCGCCGACCGCTATCCGCACCCTTGCTGCTGTCAGGTGAGCTTTGCAGGTATATCCGTCGCCAATCCTCGGTCGGCAACATCGATACCTCGAATGCAGTCAGTCCACAGGCATCCAACAGGCGATTGAGGCGTTGCCATGCCGGGTTGTTCGCAGCCTGAGTGTGGCAGGCGCAGCCCTCGCATTGTCCCGCTACCATCCACAAGCGGCGCACGCCGTTCACATACCAGCCGGCGAACTGCTCGATGGTGAATGCATGCACGCAGGGAACGCGTGTGCCCGGCAGATCGGACGCAGCATGCCGGCAGGCGGCGAACAACACCGGATCGCGCGCCACGCGCCGACGCTGTGGCTCATGGTCATGGGCGAGCGCGCCCTCCGGGCACGCCGCCACGCACAGGCCGCAACCGTCGCAGCGTGCAGTGTCTACGGCCAACTGCTCGTCGTCGAGCACCCAGGCGTCGTGCGGACAGGCGGCAACGCAGCGATCGCAAGATGCGACCTCGACATGCGTGTGCACACAGCGTTCGGCATGCAACGTCGGCAGCCACGCATGGCCTTCGGCGTCTACGCCGTCGTCAGCGTCGTCGATGGCCATTCAGGGCAATGCGTTCAAGACCCGGATCACCACGATGGCGCCGTTCCCGGCACATAGCGATCCGGCAACGGCACGGCAACGGCCTCCCGGCGCTCACGTGCCGCACGTTGTGCACGCTGCTCGATCTCTTCGGGGCTCGGCCGCGCCTCACCGATGATTTCGGCCAGCACATCGCGCAGTTCGTCGAGCAGCGCGTGCGTCAACAATGCCACACCGGCGTAGAACGGCGTCTGCGCCCGCGCGGCGACGCGCCGTACAAAGTCCGGCAGCCATCGCAACGTGTGGTCGTCGAGAAAACGTGCGCACTCGTTCATGCCGTCGGGCTCACGCGGGTCGAGCAGTTCGGCGAGGAACTGGATCTGGTGCACCAGGTGATCGTCGCTGCGCATCCGCCAGTTGGGCGCACAGAAGCCGAAACGCGCATAGATCTTGCGCACCTCAAACATCGGCGCCTGCATCGCCAGCCCGTCATCGTCGAGCCACACCGATTCACACGGCGCGGCAACATAGGCATGGGTCAGGTAGATCGCCGCATAGTCCGCCGCCAGTTCGTCGCACTGGGCGCGACTGCCGTCGAGTTCGGCGAGCGCCGATTCGAGCACCAGCACCGCTTCGGCAGCGGTGCTGCCGGTGAGCTTGAAGGCAAAGCAGTGCGGAAAGTCCGCCTTCTTCAAGGCCTGCAGCGTTGCCGGTGTCAGCTCGCGATCATGCAGCTGCGCCAGCGTCATCAGGTCGAGTGCGACTTCAGTACGAAAACGCGTCAGCGATGGATTCATTTGAACGCCTCCAGCGATGCCGGCACGGCCGGTCATCGGCTTGCGCACTACTGGGCCAGAACCCAGGTGATCAGGGTATCGAGCTCGGCATCGCTCGCCGTGGTGTTGGGCGGCATCATGATCTCGCCCCAGGCACCCACGCCGCCGTTGCGCACCTTGCCGATCAGCATCGCCTTTGCGTTGGCATCGCCCTGGTACTTGGCGGCCACCTCCTTGTACGACGGGCCGACCAGCTTGGTCTCGACCTGGTGACAGGCGGTGCAGCCCTTGGCCTGGGCCAACGCCATGTCGGCCAGTGCCGGACCACACAACAGCAGGCTCGCGACGGCCCCGATCAAGGTTGTTTCTTTCGACATGCTGGATATCCTCCTGGTGGTGACTTTCACGCTGCGCAAGTGACCGGGGCGGACTATTTGTCCACCCTGCCCTTGCTGTGTGGAACGAAAACGATAGAGGGATGGGTGAGCTTCGGATCGGCGAAGTTCTTGACCGCATCGACCGGCGCCTCGTGCGGCGCGATCGCCTTAGTGGCGTACTCGTTGAGGCGCAACAGATCGATCGGCCCGACGTCGAGCACGCGCATCATGCAGGCCATCACGCAGTATGGTTTGCGCCCCGCCTCCAACTCGTCGATGCACAGGTTGCACTTCTTGACGATCTGCGCCTCAGGATCCCATTGCGGCGCACCGTACGGACAGGCCGCCTCGCAGCGCCGACAGCCGATGCACAGTGTCGAATCGATATCGACGATGCCGTTGTCTGCGCGCTTCCAGATCGCACCGGTCGGACAGGTCGGCAGACACGCCGGCTCGGCGCAGTGGTTGCACGAGACGTTCACCTTGTAGGCGAACACGTCGGGATAGGTGCCGCCTTCAACGTACTGCACACGGCGGAAACGCGGACCGGGCGGCAGGCCGTTCTTGTCCTTGCACGCGATCTCGCAGGCGCGGCAACCGATGCAATCGACGTTGTTGTGCACGAAGCCGAGTTGCTGCGCCGGTTTGACCGGCTCATACACCGCCTTCTTGCGTCGCTTGATGGCAGTCTTGAGCGCCGCCCGATCTTTGATCTTCTTCATCTATCCAGCCTCCTGCATCAGAGGTCACGACGAAAAACGTGGGATCGCGCGGTCGCCATCCTGTCCCACCCGGGGCGGTGCTCCAGTTCGGACTTGCGCATGTTGCACAGCACGGTGTTGTAGGCGAAGGCCCCGGCCGGGCTGGGTTCATCGAGTGTCAGCACGTCGGGGTTGCCGGAACGGTCGACGCCGTTCTCGTCCAGGTCCAACCAGGCGCCTTCGTGCAGCACCGCCACGCCCGGCATGCAGCGCTCGGTGACATAGGCCGGCACCACGACCATGCCGCGATCGTTCCACACCTCGACGCGATCGCCGGTCTTGATGCCGAGCCCCCTGGCATCGGCGGCGTTCAGCGTCACCTCCTGCTCGTAGGTCTCGCGCAGCCAGGTGCAGTTGTTGAAGATCGAGTGGGTACGCCAGCGCGGGTGCGGCGAGATCAGGTGAAACGGATACTCGCTGGTCTTGGGGCTGTTGAGCGACTCCCACGGCTCGATCCATTTCGGTATCGATGGGATGTGGTAGCCGTACATGGTGCGCGTCCAATCGGCGATCTGTCCCAGTTCGCTGCTCAGGATCTCGATCCGCCCCGATGGCGTCTGAAACGGCTTGCCGTTCTCGACCTGCTCACGAAACGCGACGTGCGGTTGATCGAGCTTGAACTTGTACACGCCGCGCTGCTTGAACTCGTCCCAGCCCATGTCGACGTGCTGGTGCGGCATCACCTTGCCCTCCCACCAGTCACGCAGGTAGGCCTCATCGACGGCGTCGGGATTGTTGAAATAGCTGCGGTCGGCCTTCGGGTTGTAGGTCTTGCCGAAGTAGTCACCGATCCCGGTCAGGTGGCCAAGGCGATAGGCCAATTCGGTGAATACCTGCAGGTCCGACTTGGATTCACCGAGCGGCTCGATCACCTTCGGCCGGTGGATGTAGTAGTGCCCCTTGTACCAGGGCAAGGCGACATCGTGGCGTTCGAAGTGCGTCGCGATCGGCAGCAGCACGTCGGCATACAGACCCGACGGCGTAATCGTCGAGTCCATGCACACCACCAACTCCAACTTGTCCATTGCCTGGATCTCTTTGTTGATGTTGGTGAGCTGATTGAACCAGTCCGATCCCTGCCAGAAGATGCCCTTGATGTTGGGGATCATGCCATCGGTCTGATCCTGCCTCGGCCACAGGCCGATCTCCTCGCGTTTCACGTTCGGATAGTTCAATACGCAATGTGCCCAGCGATCCGACTTGATCGAGGCAAACCAGATGTTGGCGTACTGGTCATACGGATACGCCACCGCCTCGGCGTGCCACGCCTTGCCGACGCCTTCGGCACAACCGCCGAGCACACCGATATTGCCGGTCATCGCCTGCAGTGCGGCCGCCATGCGGTTGTACTGTTCGCCGTAGGCATTGCGTCCCGGTGCCCACGAGGCCTTCAGCGCGGCGGGCTTGGTGCGCGCATACATGTCGGCCAGTTTTCTGATGTCGTCGGCCGATACGCCGCAGATCGCGGCGGCCCATTCAGGTGTCTTGGGCACGCCGTCGTAGGTGCCCAGGATGTAGTCCTTGAAGTTCTCGGTGCCGTTCGCCGAGTTGGTGGCCCAGTCCGGCATGGTGCCGGCATCCATACCCTGGCAGAAGCGATCGATGAACGCCTGGTCCTGCAGGTTGTTGACGAAGATGTAGTGCGCCATGCCGGCCATCATCGCGGCATCGGTGTTCGGCCGGATCGGGATCCACCAGGCGTCGTAGGCCGCCGCCGAATCGGTGTACTGCGGATCGATCAGCACGAACTTGCAGCCACGCTGCTTGGCCATGCGCATGTAGTAGAAGGTGTTGCCGCCGTGGAAGGTATAGGCGGGGTTCCAACCCCACATGATGATCAGCTTCGAATGCGCGAAGGTGTCGTCTTCGTTACCGTCTTCGATGGTGCCGAACGTCCAGCGCGAGCTTGCCGTGGTGCCCTGGTACGACGGCACCGACCAGGAGTTGGTGCGGCAGCCGAACATACCGAGAAAGCGCCCGAGCAGCCCCTCGATCTGATCAGACTTGTGCAATACGCCATACGATGCGCCGGCGTAGCTCTGGTCGAGCAACGCCGTCGAACCGTACTTGTTCTTCAGCTCGATCATCTTGCGCGCGACATAGTCGAGCGCCTCGTCCCAGCTGATACGTTTGAACTTGCCCTCACCGCGCTTGCCGACCCGACCCATCGGGTACAGCAGGCGTTCCGCCGAATACAGCCGCTGGCGGTACGAGCGCCCACGCAGGCAACCGCGTAACTGTGGTTCGTCCTCGGTGTCCTTGTCGAAAAAGCCATCGCGCTGATAACGCCCGTCGTCGGTCGAGATACGCACGATCACATCGCCCTTCTTGTGCGCCACCAGCATGTGCCGCGAACCGCAGTTGTGGGCACAGCTGGTGACCACCGTCTGCAGTTCGTCGTCGCGCGGATACGGCTCATAGGCGAACGCGTTGGCGGTATCGGTCTTGACCAGACTGCCGGCGCCGAGTGCAGCCGCACCGGCCGCCGTGCTCTTGATAAACGAACGCCGTGTCATGTTCAGCCGGTCGTTCAGGAAGTCGTATGACTTGTCGTCATTCATGTGGTTCTCCGACGGCACGGGTGGTCAGTGGTCATTCGCTTGCGAGGTGACCGCAAAGCGTGGATTGGAACTGGTCGGACGATCTTTCGCCCATTCGGGCACCACCCCGCCATCGCCCGGCCAGGCATGACGCGGATAGGGATAATTGATGCGGTACCAGGCGCGTCCGCCATGACAGCCGTAGCACACGTCGCTGTCTTTCTGCGCGGCCTGCTCGATCGCCTCGGGTTGGAGGAAGTTCACCTGGTGACGGTTGGTGCGCACGGCCGCGTGACAGGTCAGGCAGTTGTCGCCGAACAGCTTGCCGTGTTCGAGCCAGCTGCCGGGCACGCCCATCACCTGGTAATTGAATTGGCCGTGGCACATCAGGCAGATCTGCGGATCGACCTGTTTGCGCTGGACCAGATCGCTTGGCCCCGTCGCCGACGAGTTGGCCGTCTCCTCGCGCGGGTCGTTGCCCTGGTGGCAGGTGTTGCAGCGCAGGTTCATCACCTGCTTTGCATACGCCGTAACCAGATGGCGACGGTGAAACGTGTCCTGCTCGCCTTGATAGGTGTCGAGTGTCTGATACCAGGCCAGCGTGCTCTGTGCCGGAATACCGGCCGGCGAGGACTCGAGCACGCGCCGGTCGACGATCTCTCGATGGCACGCAAGACACTGCGCATCGGTCGCCTGTTCGATGGCGGGTTTGAAATGGATCTCGTTCCAACGCGACTGGTCGTAACTGCTGCCGTTGGACGCCGCGGCGGCTACGCCACACAGCGCCAGCAGCCAGATCAGCACCCAAGGTGTCTGCATACGGATCATCGCGATGACCTCACAACAAATTGGCAGGAAAAGACGCACGTCCCTGTGCTTGTTGATTAGCGTGAAGGGGGCTAGGCCGTCAGTTCGGCGGCGTCCAGCCGGACATTCCCGACATGCCGCCCATACCGGACATCCCAGACATACCTCCCATGCCCGACATGCCGGACATGCCACCCATGCCGGACATTCCCGACATGCCGCCCATACCCGACATACCGCTCATGCCCTGCTGTGCGGGATAGAAGTAGATCTGTCCTTCCGGCGTGATCTGGAAGTAACCGGACATGCCGCCCATACCGGACATCCCAGACATGCCTCCCATGCCCGACATTCCGGACATGCCACCCATGCCGGACATGCCGCTCATGCCACCCATGCCCGACATTCCGGACATACCGCCCATGCCCGACATTCCGCCCATGCCGGACATTCCCGACATGCCGGACGGAACCCAGACCCAGTTGCCGCCCATGCCCGACATTCCGGACATACCGCCCATGCCGGACATGCCGCTCATGCCACCCATGCCCGACATCCCGGACATACCGCCCATGCCGGACATACCACCCATGCCGGACATCCCCGACATGCCGGACATCCCCGACATGCCGCCCATACCGGACATACCACCCATGCCCGACATTCCGGACATGCCGCT
This window encodes:
- a CDS encoding molybdopterin-containing oxidoreductase family protein, translated to MNDDKSYDFLNDRLNMTRRSFIKSTAAGAAALGAGSLVKTDTANAFAYEPYPRDDELQTVVTSCAHNCGSRHMLVAHKKGDVIVRISTDDGRYQRDGFFDKDTEDEPQLRGCLRGRSYRQRLYSAERLLYPMGRVGKRGEGKFKRISWDEALDYVARKMIELKNKYGSTALLDQSYAGASYGVLHKSDQIEGLLGRFLGMFGCRTNSWSVPSYQGTTASSRWTFGTIEDGNEDDTFAHSKLIIMWGWNPAYTFHGGNTFYYMRMAKQRGCKFVLIDPQYTDSAAAYDAWWIPIRPNTDAAMMAGMAHYIFVNNLQDQAFIDRFCQGMDAGTMPDWATNSANGTENFKDYILGTYDGVPKTPEWAAAICGVSADDIRKLADMYARTKPAALKASWAPGRNAYGEQYNRMAAALQAMTGNIGVLGGCAEGVGKAWHAEAVAYPYDQYANIWFASIKSDRWAHCVLNYPNVKREEIGLWPRQDQTDGMIPNIKGIFWQGSDWFNQLTNINKEIQAMDKLELVVCMDSTITPSGLYADVLLPIATHFERHDVALPWYKGHYYIHRPKVIEPLGESKSDLQVFTELAYRLGHLTGIGDYFGKTYNPKADRSYFNNPDAVDEAYLRDWWEGKVMPHQHVDMGWDEFKQRGVYKFKLDQPHVAFREQVENGKPFQTPSGRIEILSSELGQIADWTRTMYGYHIPSIPKWIEPWESLNSPKTSEYPFHLISPHPRWRTHSIFNNCTWLRETYEQEVTLNAADARGLGIKTGDRVEVWNDRGMVVVPAYVTERCMPGVAVLHEGAWLDLDENGVDRSGNPDVLTLDEPSPAGAFAYNTVLCNMRKSELEHRPGWDRMATARSHVFRRDL
- a CDS encoding c-type cytochrome is translated as MSKETTLIGAVASLLLCGPALADMALAQAKGCTACHQVETKLVGPSYKEVAAKYQGDANAKAMLIGKVRNGGVGAWGEIMMPPNTTASDAELDTLITWVLAQ
- a CDS encoding 4Fe-4S dicluster domain-containing protein, which codes for MKKIKDRAALKTAIKRRKKAVYEPVKPAQQLGFVHNNVDCIGCRACEIACKDKNGLPPGPRFRRVQYVEGGTYPDVFAYKVNVSCNHCAEPACLPTCPTGAIWKRADNGIVDIDSTLCIGCRRCEAACPYGAPQWDPEAQIVKKCNLCIDELEAGRKPYCVMACMMRVLDVGPIDLLRLNEYATKAIAPHEAPVDAVKNFADPKLTHPSIVFVPHSKGRVDK
- a CDS encoding cytochrome c3 family protein codes for the protein MQTPWVLIWLLALCGVAAAASNGSSYDQSRWNEIHFKPAIEQATDAQCLACHREIVDRRVLESSPAGIPAQSTLAWYQTLDTYQGEQDTFHRRHLVTAYAKQVMNLRCNTCHQGNDPREETANSSATGPSDLVQRKQVDPQICLMCHGQFNYQVMGVPGSWLEHGKLFGDNCLTCHAAVRTNRHQVNFLQPEAIEQAAQKDSDVCYGCHGGRAWYRINYPYPRHAWPGDGGVVPEWAKDRPTSSNPRFAVTSQANDH
- a CDS encoding TorD/DmsD family molecular chaperone, translated to MNPSLTRFRTEVALDLMTLAQLHDRELTPATLQALKKADFPHCFAFKLTGSTAAEAVLVLESALAELDGSRAQCDELAADYAAIYLTHAYVAAPCESVWLDDDGLAMQAPMFEVRKIYARFGFCAPNWRMRSDDHLVHQIQFLAELLDPREPDGMNECARFLDDHTLRWLPDFVRRVAARAQTPFYAGVALLTHALLDELRDVLAEIIGEARPSPEEIEQRAQRAARERREAVAVPLPDRYVPGTAPSW
- a CDS encoding PhoX family protein; the protein is MTDKSLEDPKNQTVWEDDGTADVLPGSAARPTAAEPIQTVMHKAMSRRAMLKGVAAGATLVITPSALMLASDDAEAGWKRRRHHGHGRNPGDRLTFETVPPGNEVDVVVPPNYTVDVILKWGDPLTPDAPPFDVNNQTGASQAQQFGYNADLVLWYPLPRYVTRSVKLTGKLTRLADRLIGMQYPLLKHHSSDDALMVVNHEYTSGDDMFPGYVSGSPTLDQVETEIEAHGFSIVQVYQNFDGAWHFDISAPFNRRVTGTTPIEISGPLRGHPMLQTSTDPAGETVLGCFNNCAGGKTPWGTILTCEENFDQYFANFDSVPAEVKSLSERIPAEDAETGRRWEDYVSRFDLAQEPTEYNRFGYIVEIDPYDPNAKPKKRTALGRFKHEGAASRIAKNGQVAVYSGDDARFEYVYKFVSKGRYNKYNRAANKDLLDRGTLFVARFDAGEVEGDDMGTGVWLPLVWKPGNALDQAGFNSQEEVLLNTRGAADALGATPMDRPEDIEISPKTGKVYVALTNNSRRTEPNEANPRIDNQHGHVVEIIEDGNDAGAQTFAWNILVKCGDPTVAEHDTSFGDVDDPVAAGVSPISDPDNLVHDSDGNLWISTDGQYFSGSVGFGQNDGVFAVPVEGPDRGLLRQFLSGVPGGEVCGPEFSGDNKTFFCAIQHPNDGEAFDKIWPLSETDVSKPSLIAVREVTGKKIGA
- a CDS encoding 4Fe-4S binding protein, which translates into the protein MAIDDADDGVDAEGHAWLPTLHAERCVHTHVEVASCDRCVAACPHDAWVLDDEQLAVDTARCDGCGLCVAACPEGALAHDHEPQRRRVARDPVLFAACRHAASDLPGTRVPCVHAFTIEQFAGWYVNGVRRLWMVAGQCEGCACHTQAANNPAWQRLNRLLDACGLTAFEVSMLPTEDWRRIYLQSSPDSSKGADSGRRNFLRRMFATTAPSAAENSEWRPAGVLIWPLVQDRAALHVPNIDVERCSGCDACARVCRHAAIVVTSDPAAYVIDPAACTGCGVCQDVCEQSAIALAECAPVNVMVVPLSDRRCRSCGANYHQPSLDTVIDGRCPVCRHADHASKLFQVV